The sequence TTAATAAAAACAAAGGTGAAAGAAAAATACGATGTGAAGGCTAATATTTACGGAGGTGGTATTAGTGGCCAAGCTGATGCTTTAAGGCTGGGCATTGCTCGAGCTTTAATCAACATAGATGATAGCTATAAAGCTATATTAAAGCAAAATGGCTTGTTAACTCGAGATGATAGAATCCACGAACGAAAAAAGTATGGCTTAGCAGGCAGAAGAAAGAGATTTCAATTCTCTAAACGATAATTTAGAAATAAGATGAAATAAATTTAATCATCCTCAAGTAAGGTAGGTTTGCGAAAAAACATTACTTGAAGTCTCCGATTACCTCCATAACTTACTGGGTAAAACTGCTTAAAATAAGAATATCTAGTCAATAAGTCAGCAAATGAAAAATGTAGTTAAATTTAACTGCAAAAAGGACGATAATTAAGACTAAGTTTTAAAAAAGCTAAAGGTAAGGATATTCTTGCTTTTAGCTTTTTAAGTTTATAGTCTTTATAAACTAAGTCCAACAAAAAGTTAATTTTGGTGAGCATAAACCTTAAAAAAACAGGAATTTTATGAATAAAGAATATTCATTTTTAGAAATTGAAAGAAAATGGCAGAAAAACTGGGAAGAATTAAGGTTATTTAAAGCCAAAAAGGATTCCCGTAAAGAGAAATATTACGTTTTAGAAATGTTTCCCTACCCTTCTGGAAAGATTCATATGGGACATGTTCGTAATTATACCATCGGTGATGTAGTGGCTAGATTTAACTTTATGAAAGGTAAAAATATAATTCATCCTATGGGTTGGGATGCTTTTGGCTTACCGGCAGAAAATGCAGCTTTAGAGCATAACATCCATCCTCACCAATGGACGATGGATAATATAAAATACATGAGAAGACAACTGAAGAGTATGGGATTTTCATATGACTGGGATCGAGAAGTTACTACTTGTAATGAAGACTATTATAAGTGGAACCAGTGGTTTTTCTTAAAGTTTTATGAAAAAGATTTAACTTATAAAAAGGAGGCTTTGGTTAATTGGTGTCAGAAGTGTAAAACTGTTTTAGCTAACGAGCAAGTTAAAGAAGGTTTGTGCTGGCGATGTGGCTGCGAGGTTTTAGAGAAGAAACTTTCGCAGTGGTTTTTTAAAATTACAGCGTATGCTGATAAACTCTCAGAAGGACATAACTTAATAGATAACTGGCCCGAGAGGGTGTTGTTAATGCAGAAAAACTGGATTGGAAAAAGCGAGGGCATGGAAGTATATTTTAAAGTGGTAGGAATAAGAGAAGATATCGTTATTTTTACTACCAGAATTGATACTATCTTTGGAGTTACTTATCTGGTCTTAGCCTTAGAAAATCCAATTATTGAAAAACTTCCTATTAAAGGTGAAGTAAGAATAAAGAAGATCGAAGACTTTATTAAAAAGCACAAAGGTAAACGTATCATCGAAAAGAAAGAAGGGATCTTTACGGAATGTTATAGTATAAACCCAGCCAATGGGGAAATCATTCCCATCTGGATTGCTAATTATGTAGTTATGGAGTATGGAACAGGAGCAATTATGGCTGTTCCTGCCCATGATCAACGTGATTTTGAATTTGCTCAAGAATATAAATTACCCTTTAAAATTGTCATCCAACCCAAAGATAAACTTTTACTTTTACAAAGATTAGAAAAAGCTTTTGAAGACGAAGGTTATTTAACAAATTCTTTATATTTTGACGACATCCCTAGTCAAGAAGCAAGAAAAGAAATATATAGTTGGTTGGAAAGCTTAGGGGTGGGCAAAAAAAAGATTAATTATCGATTAAAAGATTGGCTTATTTCTCGACAACGTTATTGGGGTACTCCTATTCCTATCGTTTATTGTGAGCAATGTGGAATTATTCCTGTTTCTGAGAAGGACTTACCTATAAAACTTCCTGTGGATAAAAATTACTTCCTGGATGGAGTTTATAAATTAGATAAGATTAAAGAATTTATAGAATGTAAGTGTCCGCAATGTGGAAAAGAAGCTAAAAGAGAAACAGATACTATGGATACCTTTGTTGATTCTTCCTGGTATTTTGCTCGTTTTGTTTCTCCCCATGAAGATAAGCAGCCCATAGATAAAGAAAAGGCTAATTATTGGTTGCCCGTAGATCAGTATATTGGTGGCATTGAACATGCTATTCTTCACTTATTGTATGCTCGTTTCTTTACTCAGGTATTATATGATCTGGAATTATTAAATGTTAAAGAACCTTTTAAAAACTTACTGACCCAAGGAATGGTTATCAAAGATGGAGCTAAGATGTCTAAATCCAAGGGTAATGTAGTGGAACCAAAAGAAATTTTAGAAAAATATGGAGCGGACACAGTTAGGCTTTTTATCTTGTTTGCTGCGCCGGTGGAAAAAGATTTAGAATGGAGTATCCAAGGAGTAGAAGGTTCTTTCCGCTTTATAAAAAGAGTTTATCGTTTGGTTAATGATTATGCCCCTTTGATCAAGGAGATAAAATTAAAGAAAGGCCTTTCTATCAAAAATCCTCTTATTTCAGCTCTTCATAAAACGATTAAGAAAGTAACTTTTGATATAGAGAATGGCTTTCACTTTAACACCGCCATTGCTTCTATTATGGAGTTAGTCAACGAAATCTATCAATATCAACCTAAAAAGAAAGAAGATTATAAAGTCTTAA is a genomic window of bacterium containing:
- the rpsI gene encoding 30S ribosomal protein S9, which gives rise to MVKIQYLGTGRRKRAIARVIITKGEGKIFVNKREFSSYFNNNSLCSLACLPLIKTKVKEKYDVKANIYGGGISGQADALRLGIARALINIDDSYKAILKQNGLLTRDDRIHERKKYGLAGRRKRFQFSKR
- the leuS gene encoding leucine--tRNA ligase; its protein translation is MNKEYSFLEIERKWQKNWEELRLFKAKKDSRKEKYYVLEMFPYPSGKIHMGHVRNYTIGDVVARFNFMKGKNIIHPMGWDAFGLPAENAALEHNIHPHQWTMDNIKYMRRQLKSMGFSYDWDREVTTCNEDYYKWNQWFFLKFYEKDLTYKKEALVNWCQKCKTVLANEQVKEGLCWRCGCEVLEKKLSQWFFKITAYADKLSEGHNLIDNWPERVLLMQKNWIGKSEGMEVYFKVVGIREDIVIFTTRIDTIFGVTYLVLALENPIIEKLPIKGEVRIKKIEDFIKKHKGKRIIEKKEGIFTECYSINPANGEIIPIWIANYVVMEYGTGAIMAVPAHDQRDFEFAQEYKLPFKIVIQPKDKLLLLQRLEKAFEDEGYLTNSLYFDDIPSQEARKEIYSWLESLGVGKKKINYRLKDWLISRQRYWGTPIPIVYCEQCGIIPVSEKDLPIKLPVDKNYFLDGVYKLDKIKEFIECKCPQCGKEAKRETDTMDTFVDSSWYFARFVSPHEDKQPIDKEKANYWLPVDQYIGGIEHAILHLLYARFFTQVLYDLELLNVKEPFKNLLTQGMVIKDGAKMSKSKGNVVEPKEILEKYGADTVRLFILFAAPVEKDLEWSIQGVEGSFRFIKRVYRLVNDYAPLIKEIKLKKGLSIKNPLISALHKTIKKVTFDIENGFHFNTAIASIMELVNEIYQYQPKKKEDYKVLKEVIENTLLILSPFIPHLAEELWAQIENKPSIFNHPWPKYKENLIVKDTVLVVIQINGKVRAKLTFDTELSDEKIKESILLSPIVKAKISGKKIKRFIYIPKKLASLVVA